acatctttctttttttcttttagtGGCAGTACTGCATTTTAGTACTTGGTGATAATGTCCACCAAATGAAGGAATGCCATGATAATTAACAGCCTAAAAGTAGAACTGAACTCTGAAAAGGAAAAATGTTCCAGTTCTTTCACACTTAACTGACCTTATTGAGCTATTTGATAGTTGATAGAATAGACCAACGCCCAAACAGATTGGTGGACAATAAGAGAAGGCTCCTATATATGTCCAACTCAGACCTTTTTTACTTGCAAAATCACCTAGAAGGGTTGCAGACAGACTCCTGCACGTTTGTTCATGATGAACAGGTCTCTCTCACCTACCCTCTTGATCAGAACCCCCCTCACCCTCTCGCTCACCCAGTGTCAAACAAATTCAAAGAAATTAAGAACTAGCAAAGAGAGGCATCAAATTTAGTTGCAGGTCAAAATTCTGGGAAACTACTTTTCACCACATGATTTTTCTTGGTTTTCACAGAGGCTTCTTCTCACCAATTGATAGAGCATATGTTAAAGAAGTTAGTTAAACAAAAGTTTCAGTAGTACCTTTTTCTCCACCATTTATAAATGACAGGAGATCATCAACTGAGCGATCATCAATGTGCTCTTCTTCAACTTCAGCATCCTGAAATACATGAAAGGAAGAACAAAGGTTATCAATGCTCAGAATTTCTACAGTGAAATTTTTAGTGAACTGATACTACATGCTTTTACAGACTTTCTCAATTCtcatacaaaaatgcaaacagcTTTACCAAACAAGTTAGTTTCTGGTCATTAATTAAAGGTGATGACTCAAGCAGCCAAATTTTGTACTGTTGAGCATCCATTTTTCCATTCTCAGTAACATTTAACAGCATTCCCTGGAACCTATTGAAACAGATCTTCTCCCACCAGCCATTATAAGTTATCCACAAATTCAACCCCGGTAATGTCGAATCCGCTGTAAACAAGTATTATCTAATACAAAAATAAGATACATAAGTCTATACATTTCAAACCAAGCCTGGCCGGCTTGGGACAGGCTTGCTTGAGGGTTTTGGTTAAAAGCCTCTTAGCAAGGGAGAGGCATTGTGGTAACACCGTAACAGTAAGATGTAACCTCTTTTACGTCACAATTATAATTTTTGGAATAAAAGGTTCCTACATCCTACTTCCTAACAATAACTGGTGCTTCGGAAACAAAAGATGAGCAGCAAAATAATAATGAAGCAGAAACTGCAGTAGCAAGCAccttcttttcttctctttctttcaATTCCTTCCTTTTTCTAGCATACAATCGATTTAGCAGTCGAATACGGGGATCATCGGTCACATTTTTCAAGGGCTCCAACTTCTCTTCCTGCAATACAAAATCAACTTTTCGTCAACAAGATGTGTGCCACATAACCTATACGCATTAGTCTAGCTACTAACAAAAATTAACCTCTGTAAGATCATCAGGTAAATTGAATATCTCGCGTATCTCCTCTGGAGTCTTTCCTTCAATTATTCGAGCAAGTGTACGGCTTGTAAGATCAACCAAAGATTTTAGCTGAAGGCTATCTGCAGCAGATGTTAACTCGCATAACTTTTTGGTGTCTAATCGGATGAACCTATCATCAAATGCCTTCCGCTCCTAGGGTAACCAAACACGGAAACAAAATGAATCAGTATAGCCTCTAGTACAAGACATAAGATGTTCTTCATGCCTGATCATCGTCAAGAAAATAAGatgaaacaaataaataaaaaggagctgtaaaattgaatttaactcTCATATCCAAGATCTACTTTGCAACATAAACACAAGCAATATAAGCAAATCAAACCACAATACGGCTGGAAACAATATTCTGCCACAACAACGAACCTTAATGGAGTGGCCAGGCACTTGATGAAATCGGCAATAATCCAGAATTGAACCCAGGGTTGCTGGATTAACCCGTTCTGGGAGTACAATAGCATTTAATTTAGAGGACCCCATGCTTTTTTGAAGTATTTCTCGGCATATAACCGGACAAAACATTGCAACTTCTTCCTCAACTTGCTGGATTGAGCCATCATTAGTTTGTAGCCAAATATAGGACTTCATCTACATGAAATAAATCACAAATCAGATCCTCATGCTGACCACAGAAAGTACTCAAGACAGCACAAATTGCCTCAAAGTGAATGAGTCTTCCCCTCATTTGTTCGTTGGGCCTGTAAGCTCGGCCTGGTCTCGCTTTGAATGCTCAGTCAGTTAAGCTCATAGTGCTCTAATTTTGTACTAGTATTAGAATAATTTAATACGAGTGAATTTATAAAACTTCTGAGTCTAGATTCAACAAGAAGAACGAAAAAGTAAagaaaattgaacaaaaatGGAGTTTACCTATGGGCTGCCATATATATATAGACCGAAAACTAAGAAAATATACAACAAAAAGACTGAACTACAAACAAGTTGGAAAAAGTAGATTTAGTGATGTGGGAGGGGAATTTCGAGAAACTAAATCACCAAAGAGAACAAGAGAAAAAAGTTCCTACAGGTGTTGGAGGGGAAAGTTCACTTAGGAAAATTCTTTTCTATTCTCTCCGGTGATTTAGATTCTTCAGATTCTAATACTGACATCACCAAATCTTTTTTGTTAACATGGTTTTTTCTGGTACATTTACGTACTTAGTTCAGTCTATTATAGTATCACGGCCCATTGCTTAGTCTATAGTTGTTAAGTTtctcaaaagaaaagaaaggccAAACTAACCACAACCCAAGCCGAAGCAATGGCCCTTACATTGGTCTGGCAATTTGCTGGCAAAACTAAGCCTTAGCCTAAACTATCTTGTACTGAGATGAGCCAGAGTTAGACAAGACAGGGGGGGGGCTAAGCATGGTCACACCCTATCCATAATGCTCTATCTAATTCCTAAAGTCGTATTTCCTTCTTTgccttttttttcccttttctgtTATACAATGTGAAGAAATATCGTTACATTGGTTTGAGATACACTTTAATATAGAGTGCCATTCAATAAATTCTACTgaatattaaaattaaagaaTATTTTCATCATGTAATCCTTAAGGGTTAATAACATTCACCATGTACTCCTGACGCTTTAGGTATGGTAgaagtttttttcaaaaaaatgccCCTAAACCTGAAACCATGTTGCCAGTCTAGGCACTTTACAGTAAATTGCCACAATTGAGACTATCATAAGAAGCAATTCCATTTTTATCAATTTTCATCACCAATTAGCTTATCCTTCATGCCTTACTGGCAAATATGCATAATTTAAACGGTAAAGGCGTAAAGCTAACATTTAGACTACAGTTGAACCCTAACAAAACAGGGCATGTCTACCATTGATGTAAAAATGGGATGAGTGAATGTTGTTTTAACACCATCCTTATGTTAATAAGATCACAAACTATAGTAATATAGACAAGGACCTGAAAGCTAAGAACCTCGTAACCTAATATAAAAAGCTCATCTGCAAGCAAATCGTGAAACTGACAGACAAGCAATTGGGCATACCTCTGCTTTGACCACTGCCATTGCGCCTTCTGGCATTAGCTTTTACCCTTGTCTGTAACTTGATGTGCTGATGATGAGAACAGTCTCTTATTCCTTTGTGAGGGAAAAATTTGAAAACCAACCACCTAATTTAAATATAAGTATATGACTTTGTTCCACTTTACAGAGTGAGCTTTATTATTGTGATATGAGTCTTAATTCCTTGTACACAACTTTCATTCACTATGTTACTCTGTCTTGAACAAGGAAAGGATGTGACCATGACACCGAACACAGTATTCCTGCAAATGGGACATGCAAAATGTAAATATCAAGATTTTATATGCTGGTGAATCCATGTGCACAGACCACTAGATGCAAAAACAAAAGAACTACATGCATATTATTTTCAGCAAACTTTCAGAATTCAGCTAACTTTCAGAGTTCGGGTAGACCTGTTCTTTATGGAAAATTACCCTGTGTATTTCCCATTTTGCCATTTTGGTGCCTTAACCTAACAGTAAGTGACAAATTTATCCTCAACTAGAGCCCAACCCTTGTACCCTGcaagatattttttttataaaagctGGTCTACAGAAAACTTGTTTAGAAGTATACAAAGATATCTTCATTTTCGTAATAATATTTTGCACACCCTCAAATACCCATTCGGTCATATCAGCCTATCAGGCACAATAGCCATTTATATTCAACGACTTTTGATCACCTATTTCCAACCAAAAAGAAGATACCAAATAGAACTTAAACCTCTCTTTTTCTTTGTCACCTAATAGCAACCTACATGTGATTCTACAGTGGGCCGGAATTTAAGTACAACTTCTGAATACAGCAGATTGAACAATCTAGAAAAGAATTCACATGGCCTGTCATCTGATCATGTTTACAGAAGGATACAAGTCTGCTTTCATCTGATCATGTTTTAAGGACGAGTAATGTTTCAACAACACATTCACACATCATACGGAGTACGGCATCTCCATCAAGGGGAATGAAATGGACACGTTTTTTTTGGCATGGTAAGCACCTGTGATAATATTTGTAGTAATTTGgtcttatttgtttattttttatttgatttaagGGTCGAACCCCAAGCTCACTGATGACGAAATTGACAATCTGATATGATTCCATTTTTGTATTAAAGATTCTTTTAAAAGTATTTTGTATTAAAGATTGCTTTTAGACAAGTCTTTAATATCTACAGAAAAGAGCTATAtctttaatacaaaaattaaTTGCAATCAGATATGATCCCTCATTCTAGTTTCATTGTTTCAACTTATGAAGGCATATCCCCTGAAGAACATGTGCAGAAGCCACTAAACCAGCATTGCAGATGGTTTGGAGATTTCACATTTTCCTTAAAAGATGCTTCCTCCGTTCGTTTTTACTCGCAATGTTTTGACAATTCACACTATTCACATACCATACGTTAactatttttaatgatttatatatataaggaaaaatatagtcatgtttggtcttgttagattcatcttaATGTATACTTAAAtaccaactttttataatttttatttattgacaattagagatattagtGATTGAAATAATGCTTTGGAAAACGTGAAAAAAGAAACGTTGCAATTAAAAATGAACGGAGGAAGCCATTCATGTTTAAATAGCCAAATAAGAAAAGCTAAAACAACACTGTAATCAAGTTAATATCACATCACCAATCcaataaaatataaatctttAATCAAGTAGATAAAAACCCATCACTCCAATCAAAAAGAAATCTTTAACGAGTAAACTGCGGAGTATAACATCATCAAtccaacattaaaaaaaaaaactttaatcAAGCACACATCACATCTATCAATCCAATTAAAACAACCCTTTAATCAAGTAAATATTACATCATCGGTCCATTTCACTTGAAGCACTAAATAACAACAGTCTTGAATAAGATCAACATGCGAAACCCATTTCCATTTCATCAACCATACAATCAACACTATGTAATTCAACTATCTAATCAAACACTAGAAAACACTATCATTTGTAACAATTTACATATGAACAACGGCAACAAATGTTTTAAAAATCACAAAAAGAACTCATAATATCCTGAAATCACCAAAGGCATCATACAAGAACAACATTATTCAATTCAATTCTCTTTATAACAGTCTCAACAGTAACATCAACATAGAAGTATTAAAGATAGTTCATTTCATCAATTGAAGTACTGAACAACCAAACACTAAAAAATGGCAAGacaaaagaaatgaactatTAAAGAAAAGCTCAAATTCGCGTAAAATCGCAATTacataaaaaaaagaaacaatgaAATCAAACACTAAAAATGACAACATAAACTGAAATGAACTATTAAAGAAAAGCTCAAATTCGCGTAAAATCGCAATTAcataaaaaatgaaacaatgaaATCAAACACTAAAAATGGCAACATAAACAGAAATGAACTATTAAAGAAAAGCTCGAATTGGCGTAAAATCgcaattacatcaaaaagaaacaATGAATAGATGAAACTAAACCAATTCAGCTCCAAATGAAGAACAATTTGTACTTGATTAGGCAGAAATTACAAGTAATTATAGAAAGAAAAGAATCGGTAAAACTGACCTTGAGGTGCAAAATGAGAGACGAACTCCGGCAATTAGTACTGCGGCGGCGAAGAATGGGGCGGTTCGTCGGCGGTGGAGAGATAGTGGGAGGAGATCGACGATGAAATGAGGGGTGGGGAAATTTGGGTATTTTGGGGGAGATTTTGCAGAgggagaaggagaagaagagaAGTGGGTTTCCAGTGTTTAACTTCTATCTTGTGCAACCTCGTCCTCGTGCTCGGCCATCTGGCCCAACAACTGCACTTTTCTGTTTTTAccctttttgtttttattttattttttattttcaacccaataaattaaaaaaaattactgtaattttttttaataaggaTAAAGAAAACGAGGTTAAACCCTTAAAGATGGAAAACGTAACTCATTATTTCAAcacaatttggattatacacccggaTGCATAGTGTTCATTGTGCACCGtgttgaacatttattgaaaatctaatgaacattgagaatgatttcaatgtacatgtactagtgaaatatttaaactatatgttctatggatttgaactatatgttaattgactatatgttctttggatatgaacaatatgttctttggatatgaacaatatgttctttgtatttgaattatatgttcatttaaaaacagggtgcacggtgagcattgtgcacccgggtgcataAACAAGAAGGAGAGGAAGGCTATGTTCTTTTGAGCTTTGTTTGGCTGAATTGACCTGAATAGAGTTGAACTGAATTGAGTACTTGGAACTGAATAAACAGAACTGAatggaattgaattgaattgaacgaTATGGAActgaataaataataactataaAAAAGTATGCACACGTACGTtcttttgaactgaactgaaatgaaATAAAGCCTAAAAGAACAAGGTCGAAATGATCAAAAGACGAAAACATAATGACAATATTATGACAAGAGCTTTTTTTTGCCGCTTTTTTTTCTTACTCTTGGCTTACGTgtttatgaaaaaaataaagaaaataattgtACATGGGAAGATAAATGCAATGCAACGATGAAGGGGATAATTTATTAACTATTCAAACTTTGCAACAATGTGTCACTTCTTCCTGAAAAATTCAGTTGTTTGTGGATGGAGTCAAACACTTGATTTCACATTTGGACAATTATTCTTGTCGTCATATTTATCGAGAAGCTAACCATGCAGCGGATTCTGTTATGATCATTGGTCACCTCATTTAGACCTACCAAGATATGAATCCTCTTattgataaaataaaataaaaaaatcttaatTTATTTCCTTGTATAAGTTTGGATATAGTCTTGATAAAAGACTATAATAACTTatgttcattttctttttttttgaaagataagtaatttttttttttattattattttaaagaAGTATCGTAGATTTCAAATACTACCACAAAGAAAATCAGGTACCCAAGTGGGTACTTATGTTCATTTTAAATTAATAAGGTTACACTTATCTCGTTGTAGTTGTGTATTTGTATTGAATGTTCTAGTAGGATATATAACACAAATTATTTGTGTATATGAAGTAGTGTAATTGATCCATTATACGCAATTGACTAATGGCTAGCTGGTAAATCTGAAGCCTAATTATGATAGGTCCCACTTAGACATttgtatatgtttttttttaaggtaCATTTGTAATATGTTCATAACAAGGGATAAAGTGATTATATTATATGAAAGGATTTTGGTctaaattgtaatttttttcaACTTATACGTCCTTCATTCTTTTTTGTTGACATGcatgttttgacttttgacactttTTACATATTCTatcttttttgtgatttatacatgaAATATAACAATCAACAAAAATTGTGAAAAAAACTTACGATTGTAATTGTTTTGTTTGAAATTATCTGAAGTTAtttaaacttatattatcttatttgaacttatcagaaattatcttatcttattttatgaGAAATAAAGCAGATATAATCTAACATGTTTACATGTGTATATGATAAGGTATATGATGTCAAAGTTTATGATGGTGTGTTTTGGAAGAGAGTGAGGGGATAGAGTCGTGAGGAAGTGATTTACTAAACCACTATGAAATAGAGTTCATAATGATGTAGACTATGACATATATGGCACAAAATGTTATTTCTATTCCTTCATTGATGACCTTGTTGGAAAATGGAAATTAGAAATGTGCTAATTACTATTACTTGCCACTCCTTGTGTTAATTTATTTCATGGTTGAATTAAGGtcttcaaattttattttcttcaaacaaACGACACTCGATTTGTACCGTCCATTATCCACTCTCCTTTTAAAAGATGGTCATATAACCACCCTAGTAAAAATGCAAAATAACACAAGCACAAGATATAGGCGATACACGACTACACGAGTATCTTATTAATAAGATAAAACTCGATATATTTTGCAGGAACAATATAAAGTTCGATAAAGCAATTtaaatttgacagttttcacgaaattctatctatttttttttattttttattacggagtatacaAACTTCAACAAAATTCTCTCTACTTCTACGCTTTTCCCCCATATTTACCCTAGACGACTAGACTcacttaaaattttataaaaaatgtGTAATAATAATATCCATTCTCTTAACAAACCAACTTGAATGAGCCCGTTAAATACTATGTCTTAAAGAAAGTTTGTAATTTACAAATCCACCTCCAAACTTTCTCCGCACTTTATTACAAGAGTCTTGCATGAGACCCTTTACACCGACTTAAATGATGCCTTCAAATAAAAGTCAAcaacttgttcctaatttattttggcattttatcaggataattatgaaaaaaatatcaaatcagtgtcgttgatacatgttatgcttgaataatgtgatttagAGTCACTGTTCGCTTTTAAAAACACAGGGTTACTATGCTTCAAAAAATAATTACTATTGTCTAAGAATTTTGGTGTTTAGTTTATTATAGGAAGTCTAGTgactatatgaacaataaaggtcacAATGAATGTAAAAAATTGTTAGAAAAAACTATTAATTTTaggtccacactaatattattgcGGACCAACGCAAAATAATCCGACTATTTAAGGACTCACCTCCAGACTCGAGATAAACTCACCCGAACAAATctaattaagaaaagaaaaaggagaaaaaaaaagaggtaGGGTTTTGGTGACGTCACAAATCATCTTTAGGTAGACGAAACAAAACAGATAAATACGTCTGGCTTAAGTGCCCCAGTGAGTCAACTCACTCACTGCTAGAACAGAGGAAAAAAAAATGTGGTTTTTCGGGGGAAAAGGGGCATCTGGGTTTTCTAGCTCTTCAACTGCTGACGAAGTTACTGATGGTATCGATGGTTCTGCTCTCACTGCCATTGTTACAggtcttttcttcttcttcttctacttCAATtctttgtattttttgttcaatttattTGTATTTCGAAGCTCAAGTTTCTGTAAGATAGGTAGTTTGATTGTGATTTTATGATCAAATTTCtaatttatgataaaatttCCAGgttgattgtaattaattgcttGATGGGTTTGATTTGATGATGCCAAATTTAGGTACAAACCCAAAATTGTGTAAAAATAAATCAGTATTTATGTGTTTGTTATGGTGGGGTCTTCCGTTGCCTGTTGGGTATCCTGATTTAGGTTATCTGTATTGATTGTTGGGTAAAAATGAAGCAGTGTTGTGAAGTTTCTGTAAAGTGGGTAGTTTGATTGTGATTTTGTGATCAAATTTCCAATTTTTAAGTAGATGTTctaatttatgttaaaatttaCAGGTTGACTGTAATTAATTGTTTGATGGGTTTAATTTGATGATGCCAATTTTGGGTACAAACCCAAAATTGTGTAAAAAATGAAGCAGTATTTATGTGTTTGTTATAGTGGGGTCTGCACTCTGCAGCTGTTGGGTATCCTGATTTAGTTTGTTTGTGTGATTGTTGTGCTTGTGTTTCTTTTGTAATCAATATTgtcaccaaaaaaaaacaaaaaaacaagtgTGAAATACTAAAATTCAAGGAAATAACTTTTGGTAGGTAAGTTGAGTATGAGTAGTATGAAGAAGCCAGAAGCATatgcagttactatttttagaagcTGTGTTCATTTTCGAGTGCGTGGGATAACATTAAGGTAGTTGACAGTTGTAGAATTAATTTGTTAACATGGTGATAAAGGTGACCATTCAATGGTTGCTTGCCTAATTCAAGTATCCGCGAAGAGCTTAAAGTGCCTACTCCTTCCATTCCTAAAACAAGTGAACATCGTAATTTTGatcgtattttttttaataagcaACATTGTCGTGTTGGAATTTCGTTAGATTTATTTCAATGCAAAAGGTGAGTCATGGAACCAGCgaatgttaatttgtttaaGGGTAAGTAATGTATGTCTATCAAAGCTAGCCTTGGCTGGAAAAGGCTTTATTACTGGTTCAAGGGCACCTTGGAACTGTCGAACTTTGTGAATTTACCTTACTAATTAATATTGGGATATTTTGATATTTACCACCTTatcaaatataatttcatatctATCACCTTAATTTTATGAGAAGTTTTATATTTACCACCTTTTGACGAATTTCATCCAAATTTCCGTCAATGTGGGCCCTATTTACCTAATTGTTTTAATTGGAAACCTAATGAAAGAGGAGGaaagtttaaaaaaaattggttaaGAGAGGCCCACGTGGACGGATAATTGGATGAGAACCGTTAAAAAGTGATGAATACAAACGAAAAaacattttataaggtggtaaatacaaaaacttgaaacttaaaagtttgtaaatatgaaaaaatccTCAATATTATGACCAAACCCTTCTTTGCTAGAAGATGTTTTATGGGTGTCAGATGTGTAAAATTTCTTACCCTTTTTACTTAATATTTCATGGTTTAACATCATGCAAGTTAATGtaattaaaacaaatatacATCTCTTTTACAATGTTTTACTTGGCTCAACTATTGAAACAGGAGCGTCAAGCGGGATTGGTGCCGAAAcctcacgtgttcttgcattacGCGGTGTACATGTTATCATGGGAGTTAGGAATATGGATGCAGGCAAAGTGGTCAAGGATAAAATAGTTCAGGAAATTCCCGATGCTAAAGTTGATGCTATGGAGTTGGATTTGAACTCAATGGCATCTGTAAGAAAATTTGCATCAGACTATAATTCCTCGAAACGTCCACTTAACCTTTTAATGTAAGAAGCTcctgttatttatattttttttatgagaTTTCGCCCTTTATTTGGCAATGGTGTGCCGTTTATTTaactacaagtctacaactaTACAACTTGGTTCATATATATGCTCTGTGTTTCAAGTTTCAACCttttgtgattgaattttaaccTGCAATTCCATCATTTTAAGTAACAATGCAGGAATAATGGCCACCCCTTTCATGCTCTCTAAAGACAACATAGAGCTTCAGTTTGCAACAAACCACTTAGGTAAGTtggtgtaaaaaaaaaaatatgacagTTTTGTCTTTTTACATTGGGATACATCAATACATCATCTCGTTTATCTTGTTAAACGACGGATCTTCATTATGGCTGGGGTGGGCCTGGCCCCGACCCCTAAACGAAAATTtccgtagtgtatttttagtttcgCCCCCCCCTAAAATTTTAATATAATTGTATAAATTAGTTTTGGAGTACTATATTGCTTACTTTTTCTACTGGCCCCCTCGTAAAACTGTTCAAGATCCACTGATTGCTTAATTTATCTTCCCCAAAAGATTGCTGTTATTTTCCGTGAGGAGAGTATTGTTAATGCCTTcatgattatgttttatcttcaatttttttttagtgaTGTAAATCAGATTTTGACGAGTCTTTTCTTGAGCCATTTTTCAAACCATAAAAGATAACCCCTGAATCTTTATGTCTTTTACAGGTCATTTTCTTCTAACACATCTTC
This genomic stretch from Spinacia oleracea cultivar Varoflay chromosome 3, BTI_SOV_V1, whole genome shotgun sequence harbors:
- the LOC110784150 gene encoding SKP1-like protein 21 — protein: MPEGAMAVVKAEMKSYIWLQTNDGSIQQVEEEVAMFCPVICREILQKSMGSSKLNAIVLPERVNPATLGSILDYCRFHQVPGHSIKERKAFDDRFIRLDTKKLCELTSAADSLQLKSLVDLTSRTLARIIEGKTPEEIREIFNLPDDLTEEEKLEPLKNVTDDPRIRLLNRLYARKRKELKEREEKKDAEVEEEHIDDRSVDDLLSFINGGEKETKGAKTSKSKKKNRRKKTHSKVSSDNECGDHKEANSTSHLYENGNADDGTLLDSGPSSESLDPMSPFSPKLDFDDGDIDDELDPAMKEELDREVEDFARILNADWPERMQEILSLGQGRRLTPLSISGNGSAQRYTGLQRR